In Mycobacterium sp. JS623, one genomic interval encodes:
- a CDS encoding DUF3375 domain-containing protein — translation MHDDDAGAADLFDLNRDLQGSRAIRLLAATNLCLYATLMERHLSDGAVPETELVVRLERDLDGLDDPQSGLALIKSWAAQGWLHRIVDERHDTNVCYLTQDARRALDFLRTMRRQDTIATGGSITGIAARLKQVAVKVDNDPARIRKHIEAEIATLHEELNQLDAGQRPQPDVTDCYDEARAIALQMERLITDIGQYGIMIEQATAALDEPIDSNTEYRDRQRQMYSDYQAAWDSKGRDSHRAFLRMINDPDQRAEFEADVAAVAEALPALDPALRKVMAGFFELVGHQIDEVERIQQRCAQRVKRFTAFGTMEQSRGVARQLNDAIGAARALLKSSFTDSRLDIDVPLARHTISSIGALGFRIGDLSNPKPAKPGDTEVDLTNFAALTTQVDAPAMSDMLNHAITTGPVSLPDAVAMLDTAYLGHVIVLWSWALKQPNPDDTESTTVRFRSLDGRDREIAVPRLTFTEPITTLAGAAT, via the coding sequence GTGCACGACGACGACGCGGGAGCAGCCGACCTGTTCGACCTCAACCGTGACCTGCAGGGCTCGCGCGCGATCCGCCTGCTCGCGGCCACCAACCTGTGCCTCTACGCGACCTTGATGGAGCGGCACCTTAGCGATGGTGCCGTGCCTGAGACTGAGCTCGTGGTGCGGCTGGAACGCGACCTCGACGGCCTTGACGATCCTCAGTCCGGGCTCGCGCTGATCAAGTCCTGGGCCGCCCAGGGCTGGCTGCACCGCATCGTCGACGAACGCCACGACACCAACGTCTGCTACCTCACCCAGGACGCCCGCCGCGCGCTGGACTTCTTAAGGACCATGCGCCGCCAGGACACCATTGCCACCGGCGGCTCCATCACCGGCATCGCCGCGCGCCTCAAGCAGGTCGCCGTCAAAGTCGATAACGACCCCGCCCGCATCCGTAAGCACATCGAAGCCGAAATCGCCACTCTCCATGAGGAACTCAACCAACTCGACGCCGGTCAACGCCCTCAGCCCGACGTCACCGACTGCTACGACGAGGCCCGCGCCATCGCCCTACAAATGGAACGCCTCATCACCGACATCGGCCAATACGGCATCATGATCGAACAGGCCACCGCCGCCCTCGACGAACCCATCGACTCCAACACCGAATACCGCGACCGCCAGCGCCAAATGTATTCGGACTATCAGGCCGCCTGGGACTCGAAGGGCCGCGACTCGCATCGCGCCTTTCTACGCATGATCAACGACCCCGACCAACGCGCCGAGTTCGAGGCCGACGTCGCCGCCGTCGCCGAAGCCCTACCCGCCCTCGACCCGGCCCTGCGCAAGGTGATGGCCGGCTTCTTCGAACTCGTCGGCCACCAGATCGACGAAGTCGAACGCATCCAGCAGCGCTGCGCCCAGCGCGTCAAACGCTTCACCGCGTTCGGCACCATGGAGCAGAGCCGCGGCGTGGCCCGCCAACTCAACGACGCCATCGGCGCCGCCCGCGCCCTGCTCAAGTCGAGCTTCACCGACTCCCGCCTCGACATCGACGTCCCGCTCGCCCGCCACACCATCAGTTCCATTGGCGCCCTTGGCTTCCGCATCGGCGACCTGTCCAACCCCAAGCCCGCCAAACCCGGCGACACCGAAGTCGACCTCACCAACTTCGCCGCGCTGACCACCCAGGTCGACGCCCCGGCCATGTCCGACATGCTCAACCACGCCATCACCACCGGACCCGTGAGCCTGCCCGACGCGGTCGCCATGCTCGACACCGCCTACCTCGGCCACGTCATCGTGCTCTGGTCCTGGGCCCTCAAACAGCCCAACCCCGACGACACCGAATCCACCACCGTCCGCTTCCGCTCCCTCGACGGCCGCGACCGCGAAATCGCCGTCCCCCGTTTGACATTCACCGAACCCATCACCACCCTCGCCGGAGCCGCTACGTGA
- a CDS encoding patatin-like phospholipase family protein — translation MNAANRADLVCEGGGVRGIGLVGAVHALAAAGYEFPRVAGSSAGSVVASMVAALQAAGEPLSRLDELAQNIDYSKFADPTLLARIPIVGPALSLITRDGIYRGDYLENLLTGLLGDLGVRTFGDLRTGEQAQQYAWSLVVTASDLSRRRLVRIPWDLPNYGVNPDEFSVAKAVRASSAVPFAFQPVRVSGATWVDGGLLSNFPVQLFDRADGRPRWPTFGIRLSAPAGMPPTHQIRGPLSLAFGALETLISDQDSAYIDDPCTVRRTIFVPADSVRTLDFDISAEERDALYDRGVHAAQQFLESWDYPEYLRVCRGELTSTPEV, via the coding sequence ATGAACGCGGCGAACCGGGCAGATCTGGTGTGCGAAGGCGGTGGTGTTCGGGGTATCGGATTGGTCGGTGCGGTGCACGCGCTGGCTGCTGCGGGCTATGAGTTCCCGCGGGTCGCTGGATCCAGCGCCGGCTCCGTGGTCGCGTCCATGGTGGCGGCGCTTCAGGCGGCCGGGGAGCCGCTGTCGCGCCTCGACGAGCTTGCGCAGAACATTGACTACTCGAAGTTCGCCGACCCGACTCTGCTTGCTCGGATACCGATCGTTGGCCCGGCGCTGTCACTCATCACCAGGGATGGGATTTATCGGGGCGACTACTTGGAAAACCTGCTGACTGGGCTGCTCGGCGACCTCGGGGTGCGCACGTTTGGTGATTTGCGCACCGGCGAGCAGGCGCAGCAGTATGCGTGGTCGCTGGTGGTCACCGCGAGTGATCTGTCGCGACGCCGGTTGGTGCGCATCCCGTGGGACCTGCCGAACTACGGCGTGAACCCCGATGAGTTCTCGGTGGCGAAGGCCGTGCGGGCCTCCTCGGCGGTTCCCTTTGCGTTCCAACCGGTCCGGGTCAGCGGCGCGACGTGGGTAGACGGGGGTCTGCTGTCGAATTTTCCCGTTCAACTGTTCGACCGCGCAGACGGCCGGCCGCGGTGGCCGACATTCGGCATCCGGCTATCGGCACCGGCCGGTATGCCGCCGACTCACCAGATCCGCGGTCCGTTGTCATTGGCTTTCGGCGCGCTGGAAACACTGATCAGTGATCAGGACTCGGCCTATATCGACGATCCGTGTACGGTTCGGCGCACAATCTTCGTTCCCGCCGACTCGGTCCGCACGTTGGATTTCGACATCAGCGCCGAGGAGCGCGACGCACTGTACGACCGCGGGGTGCATGCTGCCCAACAGTTCCTGGAGTCGTGGGATTACCCCGAGTATCTACGGGTGTGCCGTGGTGAGCTGACGTCGACGCCCGAGGTGTGA